CGGAGTCGGGCGTGTAGTCGGCGATCTCGACGTCGTCGTGGAAGAGTCCGTCGCCACCAGCTTCGACGGTCACACCGGACTTCTCGTCTTCGATCTCGACTTCGGCGTACTCGTCGGGGGCTGGTCGCTCGGGGACGACGTCGCCGTCGTCGACCTCGAGGATGAGCGTCTCCTCGACGCTTCGGTCAGGGTGACGCGTGGACGTCGCGGTGATCGTCAGCGTGCGATCCTGGACTTCCGGGCCCAGGTCGACGTGGATCACCCCGTCCGCCGAGCCGCCGGGGAGCAGATCCGCGAACAGGTCGATCGTTTCGGTTTCTCCGTCGTCGTACACGACGCTCAGCTCCTCGTAGGCGTACGGACGAACGTCGGTGACTGACACGAGTACTGGAGTCATTACTGTTCCGTCCTGTTCGATTGCCATCTGCTCCGTCAGCGTCAGCTCAGGCTCTGTACTGTCTGCGATAGGATCTAGCGCCGCATCGGCGTGCCGCCAGGCGTTCCGGTAGTGGAGTATCGCGTTTTTGCCCGAAGCGGAATCGCCCCGCTCCATCGCATCGACTGCATTACCGAGCGCACTTTCGGCTCGCTGCTCTTGGCCTGGCGTCTCGAACTCGTGGTCCGTGACGGTCTCGTACGCCGTTCGAATCTCGAGGCGGGCGCTCACGTTACTCGCCTCAACCAGCGTGGCTCGCTCATCACTGAGGTCGGTACCGGTCTCGGCCTCGAGGTGGCCGAGACGCTCGTGAGCGTCTCGCAGGTGCTCGAACGTCTCTTCGGACTCGGCTAGCGTGGCTTGCCGATACGTCCCGGTCGAAGCGTTTATCGACGAGACCGCCTCGTCACGCATGTCGGCGGCGTCGCCTTCGAGGTCGAGTGCCTCGAGTCGATCCATACCGTCGAACAGCAACTCTGCAGTGAAGTTCACCTCCACGTCGGGAATCGGGACGTTTGCATCCTCACCACGATCGTGGCCGGGGGAGCCATTGCCTTGCTGTCCATTTGGTGGGCCACCAACGTGACCCACCAAACTGCCGGAACTGCCCGGTTGACTCCCCTCTAGAACCGGCACCTGGTGTTCTCCCGCCGTATCCAATCCGTTCGCCAGTGCTGGTGTGGCAACGAGCGACGTTGTCATCAGCACCGCAAAGAATACTGTGGCTGCCTTGCTGAGCGCTATACCCATAGGAAATTTAACACTCTGGCATTATATCAAACTTCCTGCAAGTGCAGTATATGATAATATTGCAATACTGCCCGTCGCCGAAGGTGAGAGAGAGGGGCGGCGCTGAGCGAAGTGAAACTGGACTTCTCCCCTGGTTACGTACCCGGTTCACAACGCCGTGAACTGCGGAAAATCGTGGAAAGTGTTAACAATGGTGGGTTCCTTGGACGGATCATGTCTCTCGGTCCACATACTGAAAAACAGATCCAGCTTCTCGTCGAGGCTCACAATCGTACCATCCTGGACGTCCTTGACGAGACGGATCCTCCCCTTCACGTTACGGAGTTGGCGGACCGGTTGGTGTCCCGTAACGTGACAGTGGTCAACGCCGAAACGTACGACAAGCAGGTCGATCGAACGACCATCAGACTCCACCACGAACAGCTCCCGAAACTGGATGAGGCGGGGCTCGTTGCGTACGACCGCGAGGAACATCTCGTTACTCCTCGAGCGGTGACGCCGCCCGACGTAGACTGGCAACACTGGGCGGGACTCGACGACGTTGTCGCACACCTCTCGGCCAGTCACGATGGTGAGGGGAATTCGATCGGGGTGATCCAGGGACGTGAGTCGATCATCCAGTACGAGTGTCAGCTCAGTGATGGTGCGGCGGAGGAGCTGTTCACGATGTACGTCAGCACCGATCTCTTCGAAGACGAGTGCGTTCGGCGGGCGAAGAACGCAATCGCTCGAGGAGTGACGATATACGTCGGTTCGCAGAACGAGGCGGTCCGGGAGGTCAGTCGAGAACACTTACCGGAAGCGACCATCTGGGTGCCCCAACTCGACTGGTTGAACACGCCGACGTATCCGCGGATCGGCCGACTCGTCCTCGTGGATCGACGGAGCGTCGTGCTCGCTATTCTCGAGGAACCGCCGTCCAGCGAAGCACCCCCCGAGGAGACGGCTCTCGTCGGTACCGGCGAGGACAACCCGCTCGTCGTCCTCGTTCGTGAGTTGCTCGGCCCGCGGCTTGACCACCTCGACCACCAGAGCGACAGGTTCCTCTCCGAATTCCCTTCCAACAATGACTGACGACACCAGCAGCGACGGGCACGGCCCCGACGTCTCGCCACCGGATTCGAGCATCGTCTACGAGAACGACGAGGGAGTGCGTCCCAGCGAAGCCGTCGTCCGTGCCGTCGCATCGGTGACCAACACGGCAGTGCTCGATCTCGACCCGTTGTATGACGTCATCGATCCCGACCATCTCGATGGGATCTGCAACCGTACGGACCATAGCAACGCCCGCGAGGAGCGGTCGATTACGTTCCGTTTCAATGGGTGTCTGGTTACGGTGAACCAGCAGACGGTTCACGTTCAAACGGCGGTTGATCGAGCGACCGACGGGTGAACGAGCTGTGGGCGTTCTCCCGTCGTCTCTGTAAGCGCCCGGATCGTCTCCTCCAACACCACATCAGTCGGCGACTCCCCTCGCTCAGTAGTGCCAGGGGAACGCCGAGAAGTCCGGGTCGCGCCCTTCCACGAAGGCGTCTCGGCCCTCCTTCGCCTCGTCGGTCATGTATCCCAGCCGGGTGGCCTCGCCCGCGAACACCTGCTGGCCGACGAAGCCGTCGTCGGCCATGTTGAACGCGTACTTGAGCATCCGCATCGCGTTCGGGCTCTTCGCGTTGATCTCCTCGCCCCACTCGAGGGCGCGCTCCTCGAGTTCCTCGTGGGGGACGACTTCGTTGACCATCCCCATCTCGGCGGCCTCCTCGGCGGCGTAGGTCTTCCCGAGGAAGAAGACTTCTCGAGCCTTCTTCTGGCCGACCTGGCGGGCGAGATACGCAGAGCCGAAGCCGGCGTCGTAGCTGCCGACGTCGGGGTCGGTCTGGAGGAACTTGGCGTGTTCTTCGCTCGCGATGGTGAGGTCACAGACGACGTGCAGCGAGTGGCCGCCGCCGACGGCCCAGCCGGGGACGACGCAGACGACGACCTTCGGGATGTGGCGGATGAGTCGCTGGACCTCTAAGATGTGCAGGCGCCCCTGTTCGGACGCCCGTTTCTCGTCGCCTTCGTACTCGTAGCCCGCATCCCCCCTGATGGTCTGGTCGCCGCCGGAACAGAACGCCCAGCCGCCGTCTTTCGGCGACGGGCCGTTGCCCGTCAGGAGGACGCAGCCGACGTCGGTCTGGCGTTTGGCGTGGTCGAGCGCGTCGTACAGCTCGTCGACGGTTCCCGGCCGGAAGGCGTTTCGCACCGCGGGGCGATCGAACGCGATCCGGACGGTGCCGGAGTCGACCGCCCGGTGGTAGGTGATATCGCGGAACTCGAGTTCATCGACCGGCTCCCACCGATCCTCGTCGAAGAGTTCTGAAACCATGGTCTGGGGTCGGGTCGACGGCCCCAAATAGGTTCCCGTCGGCGGCGGCTCCGTCGCCAGTTCGCCGCCACCGCCGACGCCTCCGACCTCGGCGTCCAGTCGGCCGAGGTCTCGCCTCGAGTCGTCGCTGGTGGCCAGGCGGCTGTGGCTGCCCCGGAAAAATTTAAGTGCTACCGAATGCCACATTCGCGTATGGCTACAGTAGAGCCGATCTCGCTCGAGGAAGGGAAAGACCTCACGCGCAAGACGATGATCTTCGTCATCGTCTGGTCGCTGATCTTTCTCGTCGCGGCGGTCGTCCTGATCCTGTTCGGCGGCGGATTGATGGGCATCTTCGTCTGACGGATCGGAACGTACCACTCGGCACCCTCGCGACCGGCCCGCCGTTCGCCGAGTGTTGAGTGAGAAGGCCGTCCCGCAGCGAGATCCGAGCGATTTTTGAGCCGTCGTTCGTACTGTCAGTCAGTCGATGGGCGAGACCTACTACGACGTGCTCGGCGTCCCTCCCGACGCCTCCCAGGACGAGATCAGGGCGGCGTACCGCGAGCGCGTTCTCGAGACGCACCCCGACCGGAGCGACGATCCGGACGCCGCCGAGCAGTTTCAGCGGGTGACGACCGCCGAGGAAGTGCTGAGCGACGAGACCGAGCGGGCGCGGTACGATCGGCT
This portion of the Natronobeatus ordinarius genome encodes:
- a CDS encoding HalOD1 output domain-containing protein — protein: MTDDTSSDGHGPDVSPPDSSIVYENDEGVRPSEAVVRAVASVTNTAVLDLDPLYDVIDPDHLDGICNRTDHSNAREERSITFRFNGCLVTVNQQTVHVQTAVDRATDG
- a CDS encoding DUF7344 domain-containing protein, encoding MSLGPHTEKQIQLLVEAHNRTILDVLDETDPPLHVTELADRLVSRNVTVVNAETYDKQVDRTTIRLHHEQLPKLDEAGLVAYDREEHLVTPRAVTPPDVDWQHWAGLDDVVAHLSASHDGEGNSIGVIQGRESIIQYECQLSDGAAEELFTMYVSTDLFEDECVRRAKNAIARGVTIYVGSQNEAVREVSREHLPEATIWVPQLDWLNTPTYPRIGRLVLVDRRSVVLAILEEPPSSEAPPEETALVGTGEDNPLVVLVRELLGPRLDHLDHQSDRFLSEFPSNND
- a CDS encoding 1,4-dihydroxy-2-naphthoyl-CoA synthase; the protein is MVSELFDEDRWEPVDELEFRDITYHRAVDSGTVRIAFDRPAVRNAFRPGTVDELYDALDHAKRQTDVGCVLLTGNGPSPKDGGWAFCSGGDQTIRGDAGYEYEGDEKRASEQGRLHILEVQRLIRHIPKVVVCVVPGWAVGGGHSLHVVCDLTIASEEHAKFLQTDPDVGSYDAGFGSAYLARQVGQKKAREVFFLGKTYAAEEAAEMGMVNEVVPHEELEERALEWGEEINAKSPNAMRMLKYAFNMADDGFVGQQVFAGEATRLGYMTDEAKEGRDAFVEGRDPDFSAFPWHY